Proteins encoded in a region of the Halostella limicola genome:
- a CDS encoding pentapeptide repeat-containing protein, with amino-acid sequence MADAQGDQCDYRLEIGLIDDDFSSDPCSRPTWEDHDRCVWHAKVDGKTKETIEEVQEGSAVDVDGAYLREAALGGVDWFANSSIIGADLTGADLRGADFSGADMMLTNLTNVSAINTDFSEANLEGAIFTNADLRRATLQKALLNDAVLTDVHIGGSTDLGAVSPYDQESVEPKLSDVHRLEAAAWAYRQLEQLYQDNALPRLAQRSYNQEKDARRRLAWHQGDYAEAIKWSASKWAMKYGSSPYRILVVSLIVITASALLYPLTGGIREVGNGGSITYSIENPQEAPAWWIARVMFKSFYFSVVTFATLGYGDIQPIGFLARMLAGVETILGTLLAALLVFVLARIVTW; translated from the coding sequence ATGGCGGATGCACAAGGCGATCAATGCGATTATCGGCTCGAGATCGGGCTGATCGACGACGATTTCTCCAGCGATCCCTGCAGTCGTCCAACCTGGGAGGATCACGACCGCTGCGTCTGGCACGCCAAGGTCGACGGGAAGACGAAGGAGACGATCGAGGAGGTTCAGGAGGGGTCGGCGGTGGATGTCGACGGGGCGTATCTCCGAGAAGCAGCGCTCGGCGGGGTCGACTGGTTCGCCAACTCGTCTATCATCGGCGCCGACCTGACCGGCGCCGACCTGCGCGGGGCCGACTTCTCCGGGGCGGACATGATGCTCACGAACCTGACGAACGTGAGCGCGATAAACACGGACTTCTCGGAGGCCAATCTCGAGGGGGCCATCTTCACCAACGCCGACCTCCGCCGGGCGACGCTCCAGAAGGCGCTCCTCAACGATGCGGTCCTCACCGACGTCCACATCGGGGGATCGACGGATCTCGGGGCGGTTTCCCCCTACGATCAAGAATCCGTCGAGCCGAAATTGAGCGACGTCCATCGGTTAGAGGCCGCGGCCTGGGCGTATCGACAGCTCGAACAGCTGTATCAGGACAACGCGCTCCCGAGGTTGGCCCAGCGGAGCTACAACCAGGAGAAAGACGCCCGCCGTCGGCTGGCGTGGCACCAGGGCGACTACGCGGAGGCGATCAAGTGGTCGGCCTCGAAGTGGGCGATGAAGTACGGGAGCAGCCCGTACCGGATCTTAGTGGTGTCGCTCATCGTGATCACCGCGTCCGCGCTGCTGTACCCCCTCACCGGCGGCATTCGAGAAGTCGGGAACGGCGGGTCGATAACGTACTCGATCGAGAATCCGCAGGAGGCGCCCGCCTGGTGGATCGCCAGGGTCATGTTCAAGAGCTTCTACTTCAGCGTGGTGACGTTCGCCACGCTCGGCTACGGCGACATCCAGCCTATCGGCTTCCTGGCGCGCATGCTGGCCGGCGTCGAGACTATCCTCGGGACGCTCCTGGCTGCGCTTCTGGTGTTCGTGCTCGCCCGGATCGTGACGTGGTGA
- a CDS encoding twin-arginine translocation signal domain-containing protein, with amino-acid sequence MTDNNSADERNLDRRTFVKGAAATGVAAAGLGSMGSAAAQENIRNLNVQISSGLVNISNINALQNVNVSEVDVTVIGGDVNVNVENIANNLDIDVSDVQVVNVENVLNDSVVQVAVGVLGSAGNLVAAGSDAANL; translated from the coding sequence ATGACAGACAACAACTCAGCAGACGAGCGGAACCTAGACCGGCGGACGTTCGTGAAAGGAGCGGCAGCCACTGGTGTAGCAGCAGCGGGACTCGGATCGATGGGTAGTGCTGCTGCCCAGGAGAACATCAGGAACCTGAACGTCCAGATCAGCAGTGGTCTGGTGAATATAAGCAATATCAACGCCTTGCAGAACGTCAACGTAAGCGAGGTCGACGTCACCGTCATCGGCGGAGACGTCAACGTCAACGTTGAGAATATCGCTAACAACTTAGACATTGACGTTTCGGACGTACAGGTTGTCAACGTCGAAAACGTCCTTAACGACAGCGTCGTCCAAGTTGCAGTCGGCGTCCTCGGTAGTGCTGGAAACCTCGTCGCAGCAGGTAGCGACGCTGCCAATCTCTAA
- the cofH gene encoding 7,8-didemethyl-8-hydroxy-5-deazariboflavin synthase subunit CofH, with amino-acid sequence MADRFETSEGVPDDYEFRHRPETDQSFENALAKARDGDRLTVADGVELLTTGTDVDGIDPDRKERVLEAADRRRAAVVGEEVTFVANLNNNVTTACNTGCLFCNFKDTAENFEADSDEAHPGFTKTPAESREIIRDAVEMGIYEVTSVSGLHPAFVLDEEHQEILAASDRGDLNYKPPERYDTDPGTYCEQMDAMAVDGVHLHSMTPEEAYHARRGTDWSYEEVYSRLKDAGLDSVPGTAAEILVDEVRDVICPGKIGTDEWLEAMEAAANVGLDTTATIMYGHVENEMHRVMHLKRVRDLQDRTDNVTEFVPLSFIHETTPLYEYGMVDGGASDAEDELMIAVSRLFLDNVDHVQSSWVKFGDAKGLKLLNCGADDFMGTILSEEITKRAGGDYGEYRSFDEYVDMITAIGRTPVERSTDYRQRRVIDPDDRPHGPELGPKADGTPMLERETRVADD; translated from the coding sequence ATGGCCGACAGGTTCGAGACCAGCGAGGGGGTGCCGGACGACTACGAGTTCCGGCACCGCCCCGAGACCGACCAGTCGTTCGAGAACGCGCTGGCGAAAGCCCGCGACGGCGACCGCCTGACCGTCGCCGACGGCGTCGAGTTGCTGACCACCGGCACCGACGTCGACGGGATCGACCCCGACCGGAAGGAGCGCGTGCTCGAAGCGGCGGACCGCCGGCGAGCGGCGGTCGTGGGCGAGGAGGTGACGTTCGTCGCGAACCTGAACAACAACGTGACGACGGCGTGCAACACCGGCTGCCTGTTCTGCAACTTCAAGGACACCGCCGAGAACTTCGAGGCCGACAGCGACGAGGCCCACCCGGGCTTCACGAAGACGCCGGCGGAGTCCCGTGAAATCATCCGCGACGCCGTCGAGATGGGGATCTACGAGGTCACCTCCGTCTCCGGCCTCCATCCGGCGTTCGTGCTGGACGAGGAGCACCAAGAGATCCTGGCGGCGAGCGACCGCGGCGACCTGAACTACAAGCCGCCGGAGCGGTACGACACGGACCCCGGTACCTACTGCGAGCAGATGGACGCGATGGCCGTCGACGGCGTCCACCTCCACTCGATGACGCCCGAAGAGGCGTATCACGCCCGCCGCGGCACCGACTGGTCCTACGAGGAGGTGTACAGTCGCCTGAAAGACGCCGGGCTCGACAGCGTCCCCGGCACGGCCGCCGAGATCCTCGTCGACGAGGTGCGCGACGTCATCTGTCCCGGCAAGATCGGCACCGACGAATGGTTGGAAGCGATGGAGGCGGCCGCGAACGTCGGTCTCGACACGACCGCGACGATCATGTACGGCCACGTCGAGAACGAGATGCACCGCGTCATGCACCTCAAACGGGTGCGCGACCTGCAGGACCGCACCGACAACGTCACCGAGTTCGTGCCGCTGTCGTTCATCCACGAGACCACGCCGCTGTACGAGTACGGCATGGTCGACGGCGGCGCGAGCGACGCCGAGGACGAACTGATGATCGCCGTCTCGCGGCTGTTCCTCGACAACGTCGACCACGTTCAGTCTTCGTGGGTGAAGTTCGGCGACGCGAAGGGCCTGAAACTGCTCAACTGCGGCGCGGACGACTTCATGGGCACCATCCTCTCCGAGGAGATCACGAAACGCGCCGGCGGCGACTACGGCGAGTACCGCTCGTTCGACGAGTACGTCGACATGATCACCGCCATCGGGCGCACCCCCGTCGAGCGCTCGACCGACTACCGGCAGCGCCGCGTCATCGACCCCGATGACCGCCCGCACGGGCCGGAGTTAGGGCCGAAGGCCGACGGAACGCCGATGCTGGAGAGGGAAACGCGCGTTGCGGACGACTAG
- a CDS encoding TerB family tellurite resistance protein gives MVDLIGVASALASFLTLPLTLGAVVAIPFGGYWLLQSYPRPMAAAVGAVGGLAIALPVAHPAALAGGAAVGAVAGVAAAGLHRRGADVVTGAAAGLVLGRLAGTAPSAYAVMAALAVAVAAVVWKFRRPGLVVSTAVVGSVLPVYAYAAVLSATFDPTLAAVPIFSVGLMGVFAQPLVVEYSDTVAPMIPQRLRSLFGFTESAAVDDAVCPDCERDVDPSADACPHCSASLVGIAGPAEPASAPGERATAAGAPAGATPDPATAPGESAAASSEAAARRGSVPDGAVAVDIACQHCGERPIEELAKGYRVTGFLLAYRITTVQSVGCHGCNRRKLWGMAGKNLLTGWWSITAIVITPFATLYDVGRSLVNRGPTSALAESLNDSGMDYEFLRDADAFDPSRHTEAEFHLRALIRLGCATMLTDGQATKAEATAMRDAAVELYPDYPTDEIERRIRDGAESVTNAVQVARGLSDMLTPAGKEQALQFAAVVAAADDDVDPEEMELLGRIADAMGMSDADVERALTGDAL, from the coding sequence GTGGTAGATCTGATCGGCGTGGCGTCGGCGCTCGCCTCGTTCCTGACGCTCCCGCTCACGCTGGGGGCCGTCGTCGCGATCCCGTTCGGCGGATACTGGCTCCTGCAGTCGTACCCCCGGCCGATGGCGGCCGCGGTCGGCGCGGTCGGCGGACTGGCGATCGCGCTCCCGGTCGCGCACCCGGCCGCGCTGGCCGGCGGGGCCGCCGTCGGCGCCGTCGCGGGCGTCGCCGCCGCCGGGCTGCACCGGCGCGGGGCGGACGTGGTGACCGGCGCCGCCGCCGGGCTAGTGCTCGGCCGCCTCGCCGGCACCGCCCCGTCCGCCTACGCCGTCATGGCCGCGCTGGCGGTCGCGGTCGCCGCCGTCGTGTGGAAGTTCCGGCGTCCGGGGCTGGTCGTGTCGACGGCCGTCGTCGGGAGCGTCCTGCCGGTGTACGCCTACGCCGCGGTGCTTTCCGCCACGTTCGACCCGACGCTCGCCGCCGTGCCGATCTTTTCGGTGGGTCTGATGGGGGTGTTCGCGCAACCGCTCGTGGTCGAGTACAGCGACACGGTCGCGCCGATGATCCCCCAGCGACTGCGGTCGCTGTTCGGGTTCACGGAGTCCGCGGCGGTCGACGACGCCGTCTGCCCCGACTGCGAGCGCGACGTCGACCCGTCCGCCGACGCCTGTCCGCACTGCTCGGCGTCGCTGGTGGGGATCGCCGGCCCGGCCGAGCCGGCGTCCGCGCCCGGCGAACGGGCGACCGCCGCTGGCGCTCCGGCGGGCGCCACTCCAGACCCCGCGACCGCGCCCGGCGAGTCGGCCGCCGCATCGAGCGAGGCGGCGGCCCGCCGCGGGTCGGTGCCGGACGGCGCCGTCGCGGTCGACATCGCCTGCCAGCACTGCGGCGAGCGCCCGATCGAGGAGCTGGCGAAGGGGTACCGCGTCACCGGGTTCCTGCTCGCGTACCGGATCACGACGGTGCAGTCGGTCGGGTGTCACGGCTGTAACCGCCGGAAACTGTGGGGAATGGCGGGGAAGAACCTCCTCACCGGCTGGTGGAGCATCACCGCCATCGTCATCACGCCGTTCGCGACGCTGTACGACGTCGGGCGGTCGCTGGTCAACCGTGGCCCGACGAGCGCGCTGGCCGAGTCGCTGAACGACTCCGGCATGGACTACGAGTTCCTGCGCGACGCGGACGCGTTCGACCCCTCCCGCCACACCGAGGCGGAGTTCCACCTGCGCGCGCTGATCCGCCTCGGCTGTGCGACGATGCTCACCGACGGGCAGGCGACGAAGGCGGAGGCGACGGCGATGCGCGACGCCGCCGTCGAACTCTACCCCGACTACCCGACCGACGAGATAGAGCGGCGGATCCGCGACGGCGCCGAGTCCGTGACCAACGCGGTCCAGGTCGCGCGCGGCCTGAGCGACATGCTCACCCCGGCGGGCAAGGAGCAGGCGCTCCAGTTCGCCGCCGTCGTCGCCGCCGCGGACGACGACGTGGATCCGGAGGAGATGGAGCTGCTGGGGCGGATCGCCGACGCGATGGGGATGTCCGACGCCGACGTGGAGCGCGCGCTCACCGGCGACGCGCTGTGA
- a CDS encoding phosphoribosylaminoimidazolesuccinocarboxamide synthase, whose product MTSVKEFRIDEAATESDLGAGSFVFTDDYSVFDWGKMPDEIPDKGASLCSMGAYNFELLESEGVPTHYRGVVPRDGGDPVPLDDADEPPREMAIDLTQVPDLPHEGREYDYDAYHDEAGENYLIPLEIVFRNRVPVGSSLRRRTDPSDHGLDFAEWPDEAVDLDEPITEFSTKYEKGDRYLSREEADDIAGAASIDDLEAVAREVNRLVTERAAEADLRHEDGKIECLYYRGEIRVADVVGTFDENRFSYEDTQISKEVLRQYHKRTQPEWVEAVQAAKEAAKREDVADWKSLCDAAPEPLDDDVVQIARDLYAAGANAYVGRELFDAPPLDSAIGEVWRL is encoded by the coding sequence GTGACGAGCGTCAAGGAGTTCCGCATCGACGAGGCGGCGACCGAGAGCGACCTCGGCGCGGGCTCGTTCGTGTTCACGGACGACTACTCCGTGTTCGACTGGGGGAAGATGCCCGACGAGATCCCCGACAAGGGCGCGAGCCTCTGCTCGATGGGGGCGTACAACTTCGAGCTACTGGAGTCCGAAGGCGTCCCGACCCACTACCGCGGCGTCGTGCCGCGGGACGGCGGCGACCCCGTCCCGCTCGACGACGCGGACGAACCGCCCCGCGAGATGGCGATCGACCTGACGCAGGTCCCCGACCTCCCCCACGAGGGACGGGAGTACGACTACGACGCCTACCACGACGAGGCGGGCGAGAACTACCTGATCCCCCTGGAGATCGTCTTCCGCAACCGCGTGCCGGTCGGGTCCAGCCTCCGCCGCCGGACCGACCCGTCGGACCACGGCCTCGACTTCGCGGAGTGGCCCGACGAGGCCGTCGACCTCGACGAGCCGATCACCGAGTTCTCCACGAAGTACGAGAAGGGCGACCGCTACCTCTCCCGCGAGGAGGCCGACGACATCGCCGGCGCGGCGTCGATCGACGACCTCGAAGCCGTCGCCCGCGAGGTGAACCGCCTCGTCACCGAGCGCGCCGCCGAGGCCGACCTGCGCCACGAGGACGGCAAGATCGAGTGCCTGTACTACCGGGGCGAGATCCGCGTCGCCGACGTGGTCGGGACGTTCGACGAGAACCGCTTCAGCTACGAGGACACCCAGATCTCGAAGGAGGTGCTCCGGCAGTACCACAAGCGCACCCAGCCCGAGTGGGTCGAGGCGGTGCAGGCGGCGAAGGAGGCGGCCAAACGCGAGGACGTCGCGGACTGGAAGTCGCTGTGCGACGCCGCGCCCGAACCCCTCGACGACGACGTGGTCCAGATCGCCCGGGACCTCTACGCCGCCGGCGCGAACGCCTACGTCGGCCGCGAGCTGTTCGACGCGCCGCCGCTCGACTCCGCGATCGGCGAGGTCTGGCGGCTCTGA
- a CDS encoding DUF7576 family protein: MVDPTSDLGEDVSEEDAPECEQCGDPVVADSDHRVRTSVEDGTVEHRHFCGDDCLDEWRA; encoded by the coding sequence ATGGTCGACCCGACGTCGGATCTCGGCGAGGACGTGAGCGAGGAGGACGCGCCGGAGTGCGAACAGTGCGGCGACCCCGTCGTGGCGGACTCGGACCACCGCGTCCGTACGTCGGTCGAGGACGGCACCGTCGAGCACCGGCACTTCTGCGGCGACGACTGCCTCGACGAGTGGCGCGCCTGA
- a CDS encoding citrate synthase/methylcitrate synthase: MGDDTFSPGLDGIAVAETRLSDIDGETGELVIGGYPVEELATNATFEESFYLLLHDRLPTADELDEFRADLAGRREIGDEVRAVLRRAAADGKPAMDALRMGAAAATLGTDDGDPEADARRVVAAFPTIVAMYWRYRQDEEPVAPDPDLGHAGNYLRMLTGEEPSAAAERGLETYLNAVIDHGLNASTFTARVVVSTESDVVSAATAAVGALKGPLHGGAPGPVFDMLRDVHESGDPEGYVREKLDAGERLMGFGHRVYRVRDPRAAVLSTAAERFYEERGDADFFETVREFEDVAVDALAEHKPDRRLETNVEFYTAALLHGVGVPRDLFTATFGVARAGGWTAHCLEQLDDNRLVRPASRYDGATGRTWTPVENR; the protein is encoded by the coding sequence ATGGGTGACGACACGTTCTCCCCGGGGTTAGACGGCATCGCGGTGGCGGAGACGCGGCTCAGCGACATCGACGGCGAGACCGGCGAGCTCGTCATCGGCGGCTACCCGGTCGAGGAGCTCGCGACGAACGCGACGTTCGAGGAGAGCTTCTACCTGCTGTTGCACGACCGACTGCCGACCGCCGACGAGCTGGACGAGTTCCGCGCCGACCTCGCGGGGCGGCGGGAGATCGGCGACGAGGTGCGGGCGGTCCTCCGGCGGGCCGCCGCCGACGGGAAGCCCGCGATGGACGCCCTCCGGATGGGCGCGGCGGCGGCGACCCTCGGCACCGACGACGGTGACCCGGAAGCGGACGCCAGACGGGTCGTCGCCGCGTTCCCGACCATCGTGGCGATGTACTGGCGGTACCGGCAGGACGAGGAGCCGGTCGCGCCCGACCCGGACCTCGGCCACGCGGGGAACTACCTCCGCATGTTGACCGGCGAGGAGCCCTCGGCTGCCGCCGAGCGCGGGTTGGAGACGTACCTGAACGCCGTCATCGACCACGGCCTCAACGCCTCGACGTTCACCGCGCGGGTCGTGGTGTCGACGGAGTCGGACGTGGTCTCCGCGGCGACCGCCGCGGTCGGCGCGCTCAAGGGGCCGCTCCACGGCGGCGCGCCCGGGCCGGTGTTCGACATGCTCCGGGACGTCCACGAGTCGGGCGACCCCGAGGGGTACGTTCGCGAGAAACTCGATGCCGGCGAGCGCCTGATGGGCTTCGGCCACCGGGTCTACCGGGTCCGCGACCCCCGCGCGGCGGTGCTGTCGACCGCCGCGGAACGGTTCTACGAGGAGCGCGGGGACGCCGACTTCTTCGAGACCGTCCGGGAGTTCGAGGACGTGGCCGTCGACGCGCTCGCGGAGCACAAACCCGACCGCAGGCTGGAGACGAACGTGGAGTTCTACACCGCCGCCCTGCTCCACGGCGTCGGCGTTCCGCGGGACCTGTTCACGGCGACGTTCGGCGTGGCGCGCGCCGGCGGGTGGACGGCGCACTGCCTCGAGCAGCTCGACGACAACCGGCTCGTTCGGCCCGCCTCGCGCTACGACGGCGCGACCGGGCGGACGTGGACGCCGGTCGAGAACAGGTGA
- a CDS encoding formyltetrahydrofolate deformylase: MTTDLTEITVIGGDDTGLIARVTSLLFERGINIEDLDQAVRDGLFRMTMSVDTSDMVCTDATLRRDLHDLGDDLGVDVQVRFPSDRDTQQIAVLVTKESHCLEALFEAWANDDLGADISVVIGNHDDLQPLAEQYGVPFHDIGDEKGQPDEDELLDLLAEYDTDLIVLARYMRILSPNVVFRYEDRIINIHPSLLPAFPGAKAYRQALEEGVRIAGVTAHYVTTDLDQGPIITQRAFDVPDDATVEDLRNRGQPLEADALLEAVKLHLGNDVSVHRGRTTLRDDADDYQLGLTREATEANPDRPLDGIGKAVADGESVEESADD, translated from the coding sequence ATGACGACCGACCTGACCGAGATCACGGTGATCGGAGGAGACGACACCGGACTCATCGCGCGAGTGACGTCGCTCCTGTTCGAGCGCGGAATCAACATCGAGGACCTGGACCAGGCCGTCCGCGACGGCCTGTTCCGCATGACGATGTCGGTGGACACCTCCGACATGGTCTGTACCGACGCGACGCTCCGCCGCGACCTCCACGACCTCGGCGACGACCTCGGGGTCGACGTGCAGGTCCGGTTCCCGAGCGACCGCGACACCCAGCAGATCGCCGTCCTCGTCACGAAGGAGTCCCACTGCCTTGAGGCGCTGTTCGAGGCGTGGGCCAACGACGACCTCGGCGCGGACATCAGCGTCGTGATCGGCAACCACGACGACCTGCAGCCGCTGGCCGAGCAGTACGGCGTCCCGTTCCACGATATCGGCGACGAGAAGGGACAGCCCGACGAGGACGAACTGCTCGACCTGCTTGCGGAGTACGACACCGACCTCATCGTCCTCGCGCGGTATATGCGCATCCTCAGCCCGAACGTCGTGTTCCGCTACGAGGACCGCATCATCAACATCCACCCGAGCCTCCTGCCGGCCTTCCCCGGCGCGAAGGCCTACCGGCAGGCGCTCGAGGAGGGCGTCCGCATCGCGGGCGTCACCGCTCACTACGTGACGACGGACCTCGACCAGGGCCCGATCATCACCCAACGCGCGTTCGACGTGCCCGACGACGCCACGGTGGAGGACCTCCGGAACCGGGGCCAGCCCCTCGAAGCCGACGCCCTGCTCGAAGCGGTCAAGCTCCACCTCGGCAACGACGTCAGCGTCCACCGCGGCCGCACGACGCTGCGGGACGACGCCGACGACTACCAGCTCGGCCTCACCCGCGAGGCGACCGAGGCCAACCCCGACCGGCCGCTCGACGGCATCGGGAAGGCGGTTGCCGACGGGGAGTCGGTCGAGGAATCGGCTGACGACTGA
- the purS gene encoding phosphoribosylformylglycinamidine synthase subunit PurS, producing MTAYTATVTVRLKRGVLDPEAETTQRSLERLGFELEDLRSADRFEIDLDAESPEAAADRVDEMAERLLANPTIHDYDVSVDER from the coding sequence ATGACCGCCTACACCGCCACCGTCACGGTGCGACTCAAGCGCGGCGTGTTAGACCCCGAGGCAGAGACGACCCAGCGCTCGCTCGAACGCCTCGGTTTCGAACTGGAGGACCTGCGCTCCGCGGACCGCTTCGAGATCGATCTGGACGCCGAATCGCCCGAGGCGGCGGCCGACCGCGTCGACGAGATGGCCGAGCGCCTACTCGCGAACCCGACCATCCACGACTACGACGTGAGCGTCGACGAGCGATAG
- the purQ gene encoding phosphoribosylformylglycinamidine synthase I: protein MTVAIVRFGGSNCDRDAERALSHLDIDAEIVWHEDGLPAETTGVLLPGGFSYGDYLRAGAMAARSPIMEEVREAAADGVPVLGVCNGAQIGCESGLTEGAFTTNESARFQCERVHLRVERADTPWTAAYEEGEVIEVPIAHGEGRYEVDDDRLAELEDEERVLFRYCDEDGERTAEANPNGSKHDVAGVLGEDETVAVLMPHPERATLPDVGPTDGQGILRGFERAD from the coding sequence GTGACCGTCGCAATCGTCCGCTTCGGCGGTTCGAACTGCGACCGCGACGCCGAACGCGCGCTCTCACACCTCGACATCGACGCCGAGATCGTCTGGCACGAGGACGGCCTCCCGGCGGAGACGACAGGCGTATTGCTCCCCGGCGGCTTCTCCTACGGCGACTACCTGCGCGCCGGCGCGATGGCCGCCCGCTCCCCGATCATGGAGGAGGTGCGCGAGGCCGCCGCGGACGGCGTCCCCGTGCTCGGCGTCTGCAACGGCGCGCAGATCGGCTGCGAGTCCGGTCTCACGGAGGGGGCGTTCACCACGAACGAGAGCGCGCGCTTCCAGTGCGAGCGCGTCCACCTCCGGGTCGAGCGCGCGGACACGCCGTGGACGGCGGCGTACGAGGAGGGCGAGGTGATCGAGGTCCCCATCGCCCACGGCGAGGGCCGCTACGAGGTCGACGACGACCGCCTCGCCGAACTGGAGGACGAGGAGCGCGTCCTCTTCCGGTACTGCGACGAGGACGGCGAGCGCACCGCCGAGGCGAACCCCAACGGCTCGAAGCACGACGTGGCGGGCGTCCTCGGCGAGGACGAAACGGTCGCCGTGCTGATGCCTCATCCCGAGCGCGCGACGCTTCCCGACGTCGGGCCGACCGACGGCCAGGGGATCCTCCGCGGGTTCGAGCGCGCCGACTAA